The Podospora pseudocomata strain CBS 415.72m chromosome 1 map unlocalized CBS415.72m_1, whole genome shotgun sequence genome has a segment encoding these proteins:
- the GDB1 gene encoding bifunctional 4-alpha-glucanotransferase/amylo-alpha-1,6-glucosidase (CAZy:GH133; EggNog:ENOG503NU7F; COG:G), which yields MIPKTMVSNEVYLLPLNDDGSPQVAGEYIYLAPKTNDPVTIRFAIEGTSSICRHGSLWVNIPEQGQEFRRDKFREFKLVPDFNRTLEISIPIYEAGAYAFYTTYAELPDLANNLKPQTNGNAKVQTKQTPTYYIDVAPRLSLDGQPLPLPALSVFSIISKFMGKYPNDWEKHLRGISDRGYNMVHFTPLQVRGDSNSPYSLYDQLGWDPVCFPGGEKDVKKLVDSLEKNHSLLSLTDIVLNHTAHNSEWLLEHPEAGYNLTTAPWLESAYLLDTKLLELGFKLGDLGLPTELKSVDDLVLIMGAIKKEVIAEIRLWEYYVLDVERDADAAVESWVVGRTNFPDGSIGSHGLDGLRSTSLEEQAQWITKHGLQNMDRLGERFRRRADPSVAAALLSVLFGKYEGSKGSVADQAAARNALVKILDVVNVPFYEEYDAEVADTLQQVFNRIKYVRLDDNGPKLGPINQANPLIETYFTRLPLNEKTKKHRKEDLVLVNNGWVWGGDARVDNAGPESRVYLRREVIVWGDCTKLRYGAGPQDSPWLWEHMTKYARMLAKYFAGFRIDNCHSTPLHVAEHILDEARRVRPNLYVVAELFTGSEELDYVFVKRLGISSLIREAMQAWSTGELSRLVHRHGGRPIGSFEVDEISSADVRSGSKTNDTNGTNGTNGHYTREIIRRIKPVPVQALFMDCTHDNEVPAQKRDARDTLPNAALVSMCASATGSVMGYDEIYPRLIELVHETRLYTSESSKFPVKVGEGKGGIAGVKKLLNQIHTLMGMDGYDETHIHHEDQYVTVHRVHPVSRKGYFLIAHTAFPGYGNGNGAFNPVHLTGTKAKHLGSWMLEVDASKEAVEEVLSDKKLLRGLPSRLIGLPGVRMEVKGQDTIITVREKFPPGSIALFETWIPAAEHSSGLDTFVTSGAKAAMAELDLVDLNFLLYKCEPEERDASEGRDGVYDIPGHGKLVYAGLQGWWSIMKDIIRDNNLAHPLCQNLRDGQWALDYTLGRLERAAKKENFKRLGKPAAWLKERFDAIRGIPSFLLPRYFALVLRTAYMAAFERGISLMNNNVQKGQWFLQSLSMVSVQQTGLVKSASLYPDRLVPSLAAGLPHFAVEWARCWGRDVFISLRGLYLGTGRFDEAKEHIRAFASVLKHGMIPNLLGSGNTPRYNARDSVWFFLQCIQDYTRIVPDGLSLLDEKVKRRFLPYDDAYFDTADPRAYSKESTIREIIQEVFQRHAEGMKFREANAGPNLDMQMSDNGFNQEIKVDWSNGFVFGGNQDNCGTWMDKMGESERARSKGVPGTPRDGAAVEITGLLYSGLKWFASLHEQGKHDQSGVRKADGSTITFKDWAALIKKNFERCYFVPISSEDDKDYDVNPAIINRRGIYKDLYKSGKEYEDYQLRPNFPIAMTAAPDLFVPEHAMHALCIADSALRGPTGMATLDPSDLNYRPYYRNSEDSDDFATSKGRNYHQGPEWLWPTGFFLRALLKFDLMRRGKEDAEGRTEAFQQVTRRLIGCKEMIEQSPWAGLTELTQKGGEECADSSPTQAWSAGCLIDLYMDAAEEQAILEAKSLPLR from the exons ATGATCCCCAAAACCATGGTTTCCAACGAGGTTTACCTGCTGCCTCTCAACGATGATGGCTCGCCCCAGGTCGCCGGCGAGTACATCTATCTGGCACCCAAGACCAACGACCCCGTGACCATTCGATTTGCCATCGAGGGCACATCGAGCATCTGCCGCCATGGCAGCTTGTGGGTCAACATTCCCGAACAGGGACAAGAGTTCCGCCGGGACAAGTTTCGAGAGTTCAA GCTTGTCCCCGATTTCAACCGCACACTTGAGATCTCGATCCCCATCTACGAAGCCGGTGCTTATGCCTTTTACACCACATACGCCGAGCTGCCCGACCTTGCAAACAACTTGAAGCCTCAGACAAATGGCAATGCCAAGGTCCAGACCAAACAGACACCAACATACTACATCGATGTTGCACCACGGCTTTCTCTCGATGGTCaaccgctgccgctgcctgCACTGTCCGTATTCTCTATTATTAGCAAGTTTATGGGCAAGTATCCCAATGACTGGGAGAAACATCTCCGTGGCATCAGCGACAGGGGCTACAACATGGTCCACTTCACGCCACTGCAAGTGAGAGGTGACTCGAATTCCCCATACAGTCTCTACGATCAGCTCGGGTGGGACCCAGTCTGTTTCCCTGGGGGTGAGAAGGATGTGAAGAAGTTGGTCGACAGCCTCGAAAAGAACCACTCTCTTCTCAGCTTGACCGACATTGTCCTCAACCACACAGCACACAACAGCGAGTGGCTTCTGGAGCACCCAGAAGCTGGCTACAATCTCACTACAGCACCATGGCTCGAGTCGGCATATCTTCTGGACACCAAGCTGCTCGAGTTGGGCTTCAAGCTGGGAGACCTCGGGTTGCCTACGGAACTCAAGTCTGTTGACGATTTGGTGCTGATCATGGGTgcgatcaagaaggaggtcaTTGCTGAGATCCGCCTCTGGGAGTACTATGTTCTGGACGTCGAACGGGATGCTGATGCGGCTGTCGAATCTTGGGTCGTTGGCCGGACCAACTTCCCAGACGGTTCCATCGGCAGCCATGGTCTAGACGGCCTTCGCTCTACTTCCCTTGAGGAACAAGCGCAATGGATCACCAAGCACGGTCTTCAAAACATGGATCGTCTAGGAGAGCGTTTTAGGAGGCGTGCCGACCCCAGTGTGGCTGCGGCCCTCTTATCCGTTCTGTTTGGCAAGTACGAAGGCAGCAAGGGCAGCGTTGCCGACCAAGCCGCTGCTCGCAACGCCCTTGTCAAGATCCTAGACGTTGTCAATGTGCCCTTCTACGAGGAATACGACGCTGAAGTTGCCGATACTCTCCAGCAGGTCTTCAACCGTATCAAGTATGTCCGGTTGGATGACAACGGCCCAAAGCTTGGACCGATCAACCAGGCGAACCCCTTGATTGAGACCTACTTCACTCGTCTGCCTCTGAATGAGAAGACCAAAAAGCACAGGAAGGAGGACTTGGTGCTTGTGAACAACGGCTGGGTCTGGGGTGGAGATGCTCGGGTCGACAATGCCGGCCCTGAATCCCGAGTCTACCTTCGCCGTGAGGTTATCGTCTGGGGTGATTGCACCAAACTCAGATATGGTGCCGGGCCTCAAGACAGCCCATGGCTGTGGGAACACATGACCAAGTATGCTCGCATGTTAGCCAAGTACTTTGCCGGCTTCCGCATTGACAACTGCCACTCGACTCCTCTTCACGTTGCCGAGCacatcctcgacgaggctCGCCGCGTGAGACCTAATCTATATGTTGTCGCCGAGCTCTTTACGGGCTCCGAGGAGTTGGACTATGTCTTTGTCAAGAGACTTGGCATCAGCTCTCTCATTCGTGAAGCCATGCAGGCGTGGAGCACTGGCGAGCTGAGTCGTCTTGTTCATCGTCATGGTGGTCGCCCCATTGGCAGCTtcgaggtggatgagatCTCGAGTGCGGATGTTCGCAGTGGCTCCAAGACCAACGACACAAACGGTACCAATGGTACGAACGGACATTACACACGTGAGATCATTCGCCGCATCAAGCCAGTTCCTGTCCAGGCACTCTTCATGGACTGCACCCACGATAACGAGGTTCCTGCTCAGAAGCGCGATGCCCGTGACACGTTGCCCAATGCTGCCCTTGTCAGCATGTGCGCGAGTGCCACCGGCAGCGTCATGGGTTACGACGAGATCTATCCTCGTCTGATCGAGCTTGTCCACGAGACCAGACTGTACACATCCGAATCATCCAAGTTCCCAGTCAAGGTCGGCGAAGGCAAGGGTGGCATCGCTGGTGTCAAGAAGCTTCTCAACCAGATCCACACCCTGATGGGTATGGATGGTTATGATGAGACGCATATCCACCACGAAGATCAGTATGTCACTGTTCACAGAGTTCACCCAGTATCTCGCAAGGGATACTTCCTCATTGCCCATACCGCGTTTCCGGGATATGGAAACGGGAATGGCGCTTTCAACCCCGTCCACCTGACCGGCACCAAAGCCAAACACCTTGGTAGTTGGATGCTCGAGGTTGATGCAAGCAAAGAGGCTGTGGAAGAGGTTCTGAGCGACAAGAAGCTGCTCCGTGGCCTTCCCAGTCGTCTTATTGGTCTCCCTGGCGTTCGTATGGAGGTCAAGGGCCAAGACACCATTATCACTGTCCGCGAAAAGTTCCCTCCTGGCAGCATTGCGCTCTTTGAGACTTGGATCCCCGCGGCGGAGCACTCGAGTGGTTTGGACACCTTTGTCACGTCCGGAGCCAAGGCCGCGATGGCCGAGCTTGACCTGGTTGATCTCAACTTCCTTCTGTATAAGTGCGAGCCGGAAGAACGTGACGCCAGCGAAGGGAGAGATGGCGTCTATGACATTCCCGGACATGGCAAGCTTGTCTATGCTGGTCTTCAGGGCTGGTGGAGCATCATGAAGGATATCATCAGGGACAATAACCTGGCTCACCCACTGTGCCAAAACCTTCGTGATGGACAGTGGGCGCTGGACTATACCCTGGGTAGACTTGAGCgtgcggccaagaaggagaactTCAAGCGGTTGGGTAAGCCTGCTGCCTGGCTCAAGGAGCGGTTCGATGCCATCCGTGGTATTCCTagcttccttctcccgcgGTACTTTGCCCTGGTTCTCAGGACTGCGTACATGGCTGCATTCGAAAGGGGCATTTCCCTCATGAACAACAATGTTCAGAAGGGGCAATGGTTCCTCCAAAGCCTCAGCATGGTGAGCGTTCAGCAGACTGGTCTTGTCAAGTCCGCCTCGCTTTACCCTGATCGCCTGGTCCCATCGCTCGCTGCTGGCCTTCCTCACTTTGCTGTTGAATGGGCTCGCTGCTGGGGACGCGACGTCTTCATCTCTCTCCGTGGTCTCTACCTCGGTACCGGTCGCTTCGATGAGGCCAAGGAACACATCCGTGCCTTTGCTAGTGTGCTGAAGCACGGCATGATCCCCAACCTTCTTGGTAGTGGTAACACTCCGCGATACAACGCCAGAGACTCTGTTTGGTTCTTCTTGCAGTGCATCCAAGACTACACTCGGATCGTTCCTGATGGGCTGTCGCTGCTTGACGAGAAGGTCAAGAGACGGTTCCTGCCATATGACGACGCCTACTTTGATACCGCCGACCCTCGTGCCTACAGCAAGGAGAGCACCATCCGCGAGATCATCCAGGAGGTTTTCCAGCGCCACGCCGAGGGCATGAAGTTCCGCGAGGCCAATGCCGGCCCTAACCTCGACATGCAGATGAGTGACAATGGCTTCAACCAAGAGATCAAGGTCGACTGGTCCAACGGTTTTGTGTTCGGTGGCAACCAAGACAATTGCGGCACTTGGATGGACAAGATGGGCGAAAGCGAAAGAGCTCGCTCCAAGGGCGTCCCGGGCACTCCCCGTGACGGCGCCGCCGTTGAGATCACCGGTCTGTTGTACAGCGGTCTCAAGTGGTTTGCCTCCCTCCACGAACAAGGAAAACACGACCAATCCGGCGTCAGAAAAGCCGACGGCTCAACCATCACCTTCAAGGACTGGGCCGctctcatcaagaagaactTTGAGCGCTGCTACTTTGTCCCCATCTCTTCCGAAGACGACAAGGACTACGACGTCAACcctgccatcatcaaccgccgTGGCATCTACAAGGACTTGTACAAATCCGGCAAGGAATACGAGGACTACCAGCTCCGTCCCAACTTCCCCATTGCCATGACCGCCGCCCCGGATCTGTTTGTCCCTGAGCATGCCATGCACGCGCTTTGCATTGCGGACTCTGCTCTTCGCGGCCCGACGGGCATGGCTACGCTTGACCCAAGCGATTTGAACTATAGGCCTTATTACCGCAACAGTGAGGACAGTGATGATTTTGCGACGAGTAAAGGGAGGAACTATCACCAGGGGCCGGAGTGGCTGTGGCCTACGGGGTTCTTCTTGAGGGCGCTGCTCAAGTTTGAtctgatgagaagggggaaggaggatgcggagggAAGGACGGAGGCGTTCCAGCAGGTGACGAGGAGACTGATTGGGTGTAAAGAGATGATTGAGCAGAGCCCGTGGGCGGGGTTGACCGAGTTGACgcagaaggggggggaggagtgtgCTGATTCT TCACCTACTCAGGCTTGGTCGGCGGGTTGCTTGATTGATCTTTATATGGATGCTGCGGAGGAGCAGGCGATTTTGGAGGCGAAGAGTTTGCCTCTGAGGTAG
- a CDS encoding uncharacterized protein (EggNog:ENOG503P78N; COG:S) yields the protein MDIVLIPEGQLPACVKDCGVLYDVNGGCVPPGAPPADNSVYNSCFCNDPRLAAWKTGTTGVCPDACASDPSAYSRIQQWFSGFCSNVQPTTAGQQTTSTSTVRPAQNSTGGTWIETHYQWVIFLVIMVVAIVGIWVGACIWRKRYLRKKDRQYALGANLAHATESGRVVPNESNSGSIHRPSAGMFEPAPLSAARVYEEKPKEKKRWIVKERT from the exons ATGG ACATCGTTCTTATTCCCGAGGGGCAGCTGCCTGCTTGTGTGAAGGATTGTGGTGTTCTATACGATGTCAACGGAGGCTGCGTACCACCAGGAGCGCCCCCAGCCGACAACAGCGTCTACAATAGCTGCTTCTGCAACGACCCTAGGTTGGCGGCCTGGAAGACGGGCACTACAGGAGTATGCCCCGATGCGTGTGCATCTGACCCGTCTGCCTACTCGAGAATCCAACAGTGGTTTTCGGGCTTTTGCTCCAATGTACAACCCACCACTGCCGGGCAACAAACGACGTCCACATCGACGGTGCGGCCCGCGCAGAACTCTACTGGCGGCACCTG GATCGAGACACATTACCAATGGGTAATTTTCTTGGTGatcatggtggtggcgatAGTCGGTATCTGGGTTGGCGCCTGCATCTGGAGGAAACGATACCTGCGTAAGAAGGACCGCCAGTACGCCTTGGGTGCCAACCTCGCGCATGCCACCGAGTCAGGGAGAGTCGTGCCAAACGAAAGCAACTCTGGGTCAATTCACCGTCCATCAGCCGGCATGTTCGAACCAGCACCCCTCAGCGCTGCCCGGGTTTATGAGGAGAAGccgaaagagaagaagaggtggatTGTCAAGGAGAGGACGTGA